One Labrus mixtus chromosome 12, fLabMix1.1, whole genome shotgun sequence DNA segment encodes these proteins:
- the LOC132985136 gene encoding phospholipase B1, membrane-associated-like, translated as MEWLWIAVATCMLTSPYVKGNDWWWEYEEGIRHYSQEALNKEFPEKTRPVSFKHPEFQCPDMSPSPSVPSSVEYVKAADIKVIAALGDSLTTAIGANATTVLGIPIEFRHVSWSIGGYGSFQEVITLANIIKLFNPKLLGAAPGKTVHGMQAHISETGFNLAVTGHNTFNLPDQTRHLIDTLRGYEGINFEEDWKLLTILMGMNDICDYCKDKALFSVDNFIHYMTVALEMLMNEVPRMIVNVVQILPMHTLREVQKPTPGCLLQRSFCSCLIEPVPRSPELQEMVEVNLEFQKRLEKLLNSDRFFRDDFAVILQPFLKHADPPRLPSGKIDMTFFTHDCFHFTIKGHEELAKGLWNNMFQPEGGKMIVSSFSDPISLICPPMEHPYIFTRPIAANSGQSHQQSDARSHAVTFLLLLLHVPLRCLGLV; from the exons ATGGAGTGGCTTTGGATCGCTGTGGCAACTTGTATGCTCACGTCCCCCTATGTCAAAG GCAACGACTGGTGGTGGGAGTATGAGGAAGGGATACGACACTACAGCCAGGAGGCCCTCAACAAG GAGTTTCCAGAGAAAACTCGACCAGTGAGCTTCAAACATCCTGAGTTTCAGTGCCCGGATATGAGTCCATCTCCCTCTGTCCCCTCCTCAG TTGAATATGTGAAGGCGGCAGATATCAAAGTCATCGCAGCCTTAGGGGATTCACTGACa acaGCTATAGGAGCCAATGCCACCACTGTGCTCGGGATTCCTATTGAGTTTCGTCATGTGTCATGGAG CATTGGAGGCTACGGCTCATTTCAAGAAGTCATTACTTTGGCAA ACATCATCAAGCTGTTCAATCCCAAACTGCTCGGTGCTGCTCCTGGAAAGACGGTCCACGGGATGCAGGCTCATATCAGTGAAACTGGCTTCAATCTGGCTGTGACTGGACACAACACCTT CAACCTCCCTGACCAGACAAGACATTTGATTGACACTCTGAGAGGTTATGAG GGTATAAACTTTGAGGAGGACTGGAAGCTCTTGACTATTCTCATGGGCATGAATGACATCTGTGACTACTGCAAAGATAAG GCTCTATTCTCAGTGGATAACTTCATTCACTATATGACCGTGGCCTTGGAAATGCTCATGAATGAG GTTCCTCGTATGATCGTTAATGTGGTTCAGATCCTGCCCATGCACACTCTTAGAGAGGTGCAGAAACCCACCCCTGGATGTCTGCTCCAAAG GTCTTTCTGTTCATGTCTGATTGAGCCAGTTCCCAGGTCTCCTGAACTGCAGGAGATGGTAGAAGTCAATTTGGAGTTCCAG AAAAGACTTGAAAAGCTGCTGAACAGCGATCGCTTCTTCAGGGATGACTTTGCAGTCATTCTTCAGCCCTTTCTGAAACATGCTGACCCTCCCCGCCTCCCG AGTGGGAAGATAGATATGACCTTCTTCACTCACGACTGCTTCCACTTCACCATAAAGGGACACGAGGAGCTGGCCAAAGGGCTGTGGAACAACATG TTTCAGCCTGAGGGAGGAAAAATGATTGTGAGCAGTTTCTCCGACCCCATCAGTCTCATCTGTCCTCCTATG GAACATCCGTATATCTTCACCAGACCCATTGCAGCGAACTCAGGCCAGTCTCACCAGCAGTCTGATGCTCGGTCACATGCTGTCACCTTCCTGCTGCTCTTGCTCCATGTGCCTTTGAGATGTCTTGGACTCGTGTAg
- the chga gene encoding chromogranin-A — MIGRGLFILTILSNCVLSLPVTPSQLENEDAQVMKCIVEALADVLSRPHPNPVSQECLVTLRTDDRLVSILRHHNFLKELQEIAVQGGHDRAQLQREATTPASATQSLQSSSDFAAISDRSMLEALGGPGERSILSQKKRTGHVDRGEEKDESLEDGEPQEDNNTSEEVQVKRENDESPGSHASEDEWSEEKPGKREEKEEESDLNSNEKSAEGNMAKEKKGKWIFFFSRITASNTVNEAASWHQIFNYKKWILADGGEYSVAGPVDMFQFKYNRKKSFFFSVFPGARSDERRDAHRNKSKERKLDEEEKDKRSVFSSHKQEQKHPGEEEEEETKRGSIESMKRWTKRGKALSLQKKAAKKDVQQLNSQEEVAHHSKEVPEEVEEKKKRNTQRSPEEKELQMIARSGAEERRGSEEEGSANRKTEEPEIESLAAIESELENVAQKLHELRRG, encoded by the exons atgatcggGAGAGGACTGTTCATCCTGACAATACTGTCAAACTGcg TTCTGTCATTGCCAGTGACTCCAAGTCAGCTGGAGAATGAGGATGCACAG GTAATGAAATGCATCGTGGAGGCGTTGGCTGACGTACTATCAAGGCCCCACCCCAATCCTGTCAGTCAGGAGTGTTTGGTCacactgaggacag ATGACAGACTGGTTTCTATTCTTCGCCATCATAACTTTctaaaggagctgcaggagatTGCTGTTCAAG GGGGTCATGACAGAgctcagctgcagagagaggctACTACACCTGCTTCAGCAACACAGAGTCTTCAGTCTTCAAGTGATTTTGCTG CGATTTCAGATCGATCCATGTTGGAAGCTTTAGGAGGCCCTGGTGAGAGATCCATCCTGTCTCAGAAAAAGAGGACAGGACATGTtgacagaggggaagaaaaggaTGAAAGCTTGGAGGATGGAGAGCCACAGGAGGACAATAACACCAGTGAAGAGGTGCAAGTGAAGAGGGAAAATGATGAGAGCCCTGGTAGTCATGCCTCTGAGGATGAGTGGAGTGAGGAGAAGCctggaaagagggaggagaaagaggaagagagtgatTTAAATTCAAACGAGAAATCAGCGGAGGGAAACATGGctaaggaaaaaaaaggcaagtggatcttttttttttcacgcaT CACAGCTAGCAATACAGTGAATGAAGCTGCCAGCTGGcaccaaatatttaattacaaGAAGTGGATTCTTGCTGATGGTGGAGAATATTCTGTCGCTGGACCTGTGGATATGTTTCAGTTCaaatataatagaaaaaaatcctttttcttttctgtatttccAGGTGCAAGGTCGGATGAAAGGAGAGATGCTCACAGAAACAAGTCAAAAGAGAGGAAGTTggatgaagaagagaaagataagaGGTCTGTGTTTTCCTCCCATAAACAAGAGCAGAAACATcctggagaggaagaagaagaggagacaaagagagggagtATAGAGAGCATGAAGCGATGGACCAAGAGAGGGAAGGCCTTGTCACTGCAGAAAAAAGCAGCCAAAAAGGATGTACAGCAGCTCAACAGCCAGGAAGAAGTGGCACATCATTCGAAAGAGGTGCCAGAAgaagtggaggagaagaaaaaaagaaacacacagaggagtccagaggagaaGGAGCTACAGATGATCGCCAGAAGCggagctgaggagaggagggggtcgGAGGAAGAGGGGAGCGCCAACCGGAAGACAGAG GAGCCAGAGATTGAGAGCCTGGCAGCCATCGAGTCAGAGCTCGAAAATGTTGCCCAGAAACTCCACGAGCTGCGACGAGGCTGA
- the ccn2a gene encoding CCN family member 2a: MTAGMKTMILLPILCIMLSNMAAGQECSSQCSCPSTPPQCAPGVSLVLDGCGCCRVCAKQMGELCTEKDVCDPHKGLNCDFGAPINRRIGVCTARDGATCVFGGMVYKSGESFQSSCKYQCTCLDGALGCVPLCSMDIRLPSPDCPMPRRVKVPGKCCEEWECDSPNRHSFMGSALAAYREEETYGPDPSMMRENCLVQTTEWSACSKTCGLGISTRVTNDNRECRLEKQTRLCMVRPCESQLEQSIRKGKKCIRTPRLSKPMKFEISGCTTTKSYRPKFCGVCLDGRCCTPHRTTTLPMEFKCPDGQVMKKHMMFIKSCACHHNCPGENDIFESMYYKKMMGDMA, encoded by the exons ATGACTGCTGGGATGAAGACGATGATTTTACTGCCTATCCTGTGCATCATGCTCTCAAACATG GCTGCAGGTCAGGAGTGCAGCAGCCAGTGTTCATgcccctccacccctcctcaGTGCGCCCCAGGAGTGAGCCTGGTGCTGGACGGCTGTGGCTGCTGCAGGGTGTGCGCAAAACAGATGGGGGAACTGTGCACAGAGAAAGACGTCTGTGACCCCCACAAAGGCCTCAACTGTGACTTCGGAGCCCCCATTAACAGACGCATAGGAGTTTGCACAG CTCGCGATGGAGCCACCTGCGTGTTCGGAGGCATGGTGTACAAGAGCGGAGAGTCCTTCCAAAGCAGCTGCAAGTACCAGTGTACCTGTTTAGACGGAGCTCTGGGTTGCGTGCCTCTTTGCTCCATGGACATCCGCCTTCCCAGCCCTGACTGCCCCATGCCAAGACGGGTCAAGGTCCCTGGGAAGTGTTGCGAAGAGTGGGAGTGTGATTCTCCCAACAGACACAGCTTCATGGGCTCTGCTTTGGCTG cctacagagaggaggagacctATGGCCCAGATCCCTCCATGATGAGGGAGAACTGCCTGGTTCAGACGACCGAATGGAGCGCCTGCTCAAAGACTTGTGGCCTTGGGATCTCCACCAGGGTCACCAACGATAACCGTGAATGCCGCCTGGAGAAACAGACCCGGCTGTGTATGGTGCGACCATGCGAGTCACAGCTGGAGCAGAGCATCAGG aaaggaaaaaaatgcatCCGCACTCCCAGGCTCTCCAAGCCAATGAAGTTTGAGATCTCTGGCTGCACCACAACCAAGTCCTACAGGCCCAAGTTCTGCGGCGTATGCCTGGACGGCCGCTGCTGCACCCCGCACAGAACCACCACCCTGCCCATGGAGTTCAAATGCCCTGACGGACAGGTTATGAAGAAGCACATGATGTTCATCAAGTCCTGCGCCTGCCACCACAACTGCCCCGGGGAGAACGACATTTTCGAGTCCATGTACTACAAGAAGATGATGGGAGACATGGCATGA